The following are from one region of the Segatella oris genome:
- a CDS encoding aminotransferase class V-fold PLP-dependent enzyme, translating to MQYDLNQIRKDFPILSRTVYDRPLVYLDNAATTQKPLCVLDTMREEYLNVNANVHRGVHWLSQQATELHEGARETVRKFLNAKTTNEIVFTRGTTEGLNLIASSFSEGFMQEGDEVIISTVEHHSNIVPWQLQAARKGIVLKVIPMDDNGGMDIEVFEKMITSKTKIVSISHVSNVLGTINPVEDVIHIAHEHHVPVVVDGAQSTPHFKVDMQQLDCDFFVFSGHKIYGPTGIGVLYGKEDWLDKLPPYQGGGEMIENVSFEKSTFERPPLKFEAGTPDYIATTGLAKALEYVTDLGMDAIQKHEEDLTRYAIMQLRQIEGMKLFGVTEDADLTTLRHDAVISFQLRDIHHMDMGTLLDRLGIAIRTGHHCAQPLMNRLGVLGTSRASFALYNTRDEVDGLVAAIKRISTMF from the coding sequence ATGCAATATGATTTAAACCAGATAAGAAAAGATTTCCCAATTCTTTCGCGAACGGTTTATGACCGCCCACTCGTTTATCTTGACAATGCGGCTACCACGCAGAAGCCGCTTTGTGTGCTTGATACGATGCGCGAAGAATATCTGAACGTCAATGCCAATGTGCACCGTGGAGTGCATTGGCTCAGTCAGCAGGCCACCGAACTCCATGAGGGAGCCCGCGAGACTGTGCGCAAGTTTCTCAATGCCAAGACAACGAATGAGATTGTTTTCACGCGTGGAACAACCGAAGGACTCAACCTCATAGCCTCCAGTTTCAGTGAGGGTTTCATGCAAGAAGGTGATGAAGTCATTATTTCTACCGTTGAACATCATTCCAATATCGTGCCTTGGCAACTTCAAGCGGCCCGAAAAGGCATTGTACTGAAAGTCATTCCAATGGATGACAACGGCGGTATGGATATTGAAGTCTTCGAGAAAATGATTACGTCGAAGACGAAGATTGTCAGTATCTCTCATGTCAGCAATGTGCTCGGAACAATCAATCCTGTGGAAGATGTCATTCATATAGCCCATGAACACCATGTTCCTGTCGTTGTGGATGGTGCCCAGAGCACGCCTCATTTCAAGGTCGACATGCAGCAGTTAGATTGCGATTTCTTTGTTTTCAGTGGGCATAAGATCTATGGGCCAACGGGTATCGGTGTGTTATATGGCAAGGAAGATTGGTTAGACAAGCTTCCTCCTTATCAAGGGGGAGGAGAGATGATTGAGAATGTCAGCTTTGAAAAGTCTACTTTCGAGCGTCCGCCATTGAAGTTTGAGGCCGGAACACCCGACTATATTGCTACCACAGGTCTTGCCAAGGCCTTGGAGTATGTCACAGATTTGGGCATGGATGCCATTCAGAAGCATGAGGAAGACCTCACGCGTTATGCTATTATGCAACTTCGACAGATTGAAGGCATGAAGCTGTTTGGTGTGACTGAAGATGCCGATTTGACTACTTTACGCCATGATGCCGTTATCAGTTTCCAGCTTCGTGACATTCATCACATGGACATGGGGACATTGCTCGATCGCCTCGGTATTGCTATCCGCACCGGTCATCACTGTGCGCAGCCGCTTATGAATCGCTTGGGCGTGCTCGGAACGTCACGTGCAAGTTTTGCACTTTACAACACGAGAGATGAAGTCGATGGCCTCGTTGCAGCTATCAAGCGCATATCTACGATGTTCTAA
- the sufD gene encoding Fe-S cluster assembly protein SufD, with protein MNSEQQYIDLYTEASEMIKSHSAEPLNAVRDRAFADFKVQGFPTRKVERYKYTDMAALFSPDYGLNLNRLAIPVNPYDAFKCDVPNLSTSLYFIVNDSFYSQKLPQVQLPVGVIVDSLRHIAAEKPDFIAKYYAQIAATHEDAITALNTMLAQDGLFVYVSKNVKVDRTIQIINILRADVDLMVNRRVLVVMEQGAEAKLLFCDHATDDRKFLSTQVIEAYVGDNASLELNCLEETHLKNVRVSNVYIEQQANSRVNHNVITLHNGVTRNRLDLVFKGEGAECHCNGCVVADKQQHVDNNTLIDHQVPHCTSNELYKYVLDENAVGAFAGRVLVRHDAQKTISQETNQNLCVTKTARMYTQPMLEIYADDVKCAHGSTVGQLNDAALFYMQQRGISLKEAKLLLEFAFINEVIDKMELEPLRDRLHHLVEKRFRGELNKCEGCKLCK; from the coding sequence ATGAACAGTGAACAGCAATATATCGACCTCTACACAGAGGCTTCGGAGATGATTAAAAGTCATTCGGCCGAACCTCTTAACGCTGTGCGCGACCGTGCTTTTGCCGATTTCAAGGTGCAAGGGTTCCCTACACGCAAGGTAGAACGCTATAAGTATACCGACATGGCAGCTTTATTTTCGCCTGATTATGGGCTGAATCTCAATCGTTTAGCTATCCCGGTGAACCCTTACGACGCATTCAAATGTGACGTACCAAACCTTAGTACGTCTCTTTATTTTATTGTTAACGACAGCTTCTACAGTCAGAAACTCCCGCAGGTTCAACTTCCCGTAGGTGTCATTGTTGACTCTTTGAGGCACATAGCGGCAGAAAAGCCCGATTTCATCGCTAAATATTATGCTCAGATTGCCGCCACTCATGAGGATGCTATTACGGCTTTGAACACGATGTTGGCACAGGACGGTCTTTTCGTTTATGTTTCCAAGAATGTCAAAGTCGACCGTACCATTCAGATTATCAATATCCTTCGTGCCGACGTTGATCTCATGGTAAACCGTCGTGTGCTTGTCGTCATGGAGCAAGGTGCCGAGGCAAAACTCCTTTTCTGTGATCATGCAACAGACGACCGCAAGTTTCTTTCCACGCAGGTCATTGAGGCTTACGTGGGTGATAATGCGAGTTTAGAACTCAATTGCCTTGAAGAAACCCATTTGAAGAATGTCCGTGTGAGCAATGTTTATATAGAGCAGCAAGCTAACAGCCGTGTCAATCATAATGTAATCACATTGCATAATGGGGTCACTCGCAACCGTCTTGACCTCGTTTTCAAAGGCGAGGGGGCAGAATGTCACTGTAATGGCTGCGTAGTTGCCGACAAACAGCAACATGTTGACAATAACACACTCATTGATCATCAGGTACCTCATTGCACAAGTAATGAACTTTACAAGTATGTTCTTGATGAAAATGCCGTGGGAGCCTTTGCCGGACGTGTGCTCGTCCGACACGATGCACAGAAGACTATCAGTCAGGAAACCAATCAAAACCTTTGTGTGACAAAGACTGCCCGCATGTACACGCAACCTATGCTTGAGATTTATGCCGACGATGTCAAGTGTGCACATGGCTCAACGGTAGGCCAGTTGAATGATGCTGCGCTGTTCTATATGCAGCAACGCGGTATCAGTCTGAAAGAAGCTAAGCTGCTTTTGGAGTTCGCCTTCATTAATGAGGTGATTGATAAAATGGAACTTGAACCATTGCGTGACCGTCTTCATCATCTTGTTGAAAAGCGATTTAGGGGTGAATTGAATAAATGCGAGGGGTGTAAGTTGTGTAAGTAG
- the sufC gene encoding Fe-S cluster assembly ATPase SufC, whose translation MLEVRNLHATIAGKEILKGINLTINDGEIHAIMGPNGSGKSTLSAVLTGNPLYTVTEGEALFNGQDLLQMKPEDRACAGLFLSFQYPVEIPGVSMTNFMRAAINAKREYEGKEPLNAADFLKLMREKRKLVDLDSKLAHRSVNEGFSGGEKKRNEIFQMAMLQPKLSILDETDSGLDVDAMRIVADGVNKMHTEKTSAIVITHYERLLDMIKPNFVHVLYKGRIVKTAGAELAKEIEQHGYDWIKEEADALYGE comes from the coding sequence ATGTTAGAAGTAAGAAACTTGCATGCCACGATAGCCGGCAAAGAAATATTAAAGGGCATCAACCTCACGATTAACGATGGCGAAATCCATGCTATCATGGGACCGAATGGTTCGGGTAAGTCAACCTTGAGTGCCGTATTGACGGGTAATCCGCTGTATACGGTGACTGAAGGTGAAGCGCTTTTCAATGGTCAGGATCTGTTGCAGATGAAACCGGAAGACCGCGCTTGCGCCGGTTTGTTCCTCTCGTTCCAATATCCGGTAGAGATACCCGGAGTGTCAATGACCAACTTTATGCGTGCCGCTATCAATGCAAAGCGCGAGTATGAAGGCAAGGAACCATTGAATGCTGCCGATTTTCTGAAGCTGATGCGTGAGAAACGGAAGCTTGTCGACTTGGATAGTAAGTTGGCACATCGTTCAGTTAATGAGGGTTTCTCCGGTGGTGAGAAGAAACGAAATGAAATATTTCAAATGGCTATGTTACAGCCGAAGCTCAGTATTCTCGATGAAACAGACTCCGGACTTGATGTCGATGCCATGAGAATTGTGGCCGATGGTGTCAATAAAATGCACACAGAAAAGACTTCGGCTATCGTGATCACTCATTACGAACGCCTTTTGGATATGATCAAACCGAATTTTGTCCATGTGCTTTATAAGGGGCGTATCGTCAAGACTGCAGGTGCAGAGTTAGCCAAAGAGATTGAACAGCACGGCTATGATTGGATTAAGGAAGAGGCCGATGCCTTGTATGGCGAATAA
- the sufB gene encoding Fe-S cluster assembly protein SufB: MAEREKNEFVKQVAEKKYEFGFTTDVQTDIIEKGLNEDIVRLISKKKEEPDWLLEFRLKAYEYWKDLKQPAWGHVHLPEIDYQGISYYADPLAKKPKNKEIDPELEKTFDKLGIPLEERLALSGTAVDAIMDSVSVKTTFKEKLREKGIIFCSIGEAVKEHSDLVKEYLGSVVPYRDNYFAALNSAVFSDGSFVYIPKGVRCPMELSSYFRINARNTGQFERTLIVAEDNAYVSYLEGCTAPMRDENQLHAAIVEIIVKDNAEVKYSTVQNWYPGDEHGKGGVLNLVTKRGDLRGVNSKLSWTQVETGSAITWKYPSCILRGDNSTAEFYSVAVTNHYQEADTGTKMIHMGKNTKSTIISKGISAGHSQNSYRGLVRATANADNARNYSSCDSLLLGSDCGAHTFPYMDIHNDSAVVEHEATTSKISEDQLFYCNQRGIPTEQAVGLIVNGYAKEVLNKLPMEFAVEAQKLLSVSLEGTVG, encoded by the coding sequence ATGGCAGAAAGAGAGAAAAATGAGTTTGTAAAGCAGGTGGCCGAAAAGAAATATGAGTTCGGTTTCACTACTGATGTGCAGACTGATATCATAGAGAAAGGACTCAATGAAGACATTGTGCGCCTGATTTCAAAGAAGAAAGAAGAACCCGATTGGTTGCTTGAATTTCGCTTGAAAGCCTACGAATACTGGAAAGATCTCAAGCAACCTGCGTGGGGACATGTACATCTTCCTGAGATAGACTATCAGGGAATATCCTATTATGCAGACCCATTAGCGAAGAAACCTAAGAATAAAGAGATTGATCCGGAACTCGAAAAGACTTTCGATAAATTGGGCATTCCATTGGAAGAGCGCTTGGCTTTGAGTGGGACGGCAGTTGATGCAATCATGGATTCCGTGTCTGTGAAGACCACGTTCAAGGAAAAATTGCGCGAGAAAGGCATCATTTTCTGTAGTATAGGAGAGGCTGTTAAGGAGCATTCTGATTTAGTCAAGGAGTATTTGGGCAGTGTAGTGCCTTATCGTGACAACTATTTTGCAGCCCTTAACAGTGCAGTGTTCAGTGACGGTTCGTTTGTTTATATCCCCAAAGGGGTGCGTTGTCCGATGGAACTTAGCAGTTATTTCCGTATCAACGCCCGTAATACGGGGCAGTTTGAACGTACATTGATTGTAGCTGAAGATAATGCTTATGTGAGTTATCTCGAGGGATGTACAGCGCCGATGCGTGATGAAAACCAACTGCATGCAGCCATCGTAGAAATCATAGTAAAGGATAATGCCGAGGTAAAGTACTCTACTGTGCAGAACTGGTATCCTGGAGATGAACATGGAAAGGGTGGAGTCTTGAACTTAGTTACTAAGCGTGGCGACCTGCGTGGCGTCAATTCGAAGTTGAGTTGGACACAGGTTGAGACCGGTTCGGCAATCACATGGAAGTATCCTTCCTGCATCTTACGGGGTGACAACTCCACAGCTGAGTTCTATAGTGTTGCTGTAACCAATCATTATCAAGAGGCCGACACTGGTACAAAGATGATACATATGGGGAAAAACACCAAGTCTACCATCATCTCTAAAGGTATTTCGGCCGGTCATAGCCAGAATTCTTACCGCGGACTTGTACGTGCAACCGCCAATGCTGATAATGCCCGAAACTACAGCTCGTGCGATTCGCTTTTGTTAGGCAGCGACTGTGGAGCCCATACCTTCCCTTATATGGATATCCATAATGATAGTGCTGTGGTGGAACATGAAGCCACAACATCCAAGATATCCGAAGACCAACTCTTCTATTGTAACCAGCGTGGCATCCCGACGGAGCAGGCTGTAGGCTTGATTGTCAATGGGTATGCCAAGGAAGTGCTTAATAAACTGCCGATGGAATTTGCTGTTGAGGCTCAGAAGTTGTTAAGTGTGAGCCTTGAAGGAACGGTAGGATAA